A window from Lachnoanaerobaculum umeaense encodes these proteins:
- a CDS encoding type II toxin-antitoxin system YafQ family toxin — MYRIRPSTKFQKDLKKAQKRGYDISLLTIVLNILANGETLPAKYKDHYLSGNYKGCRECHITPDWLLIYEILDDELILYLTRTGTHSDLF, encoded by the coding sequence ATGTATAGAATAAGGCCATCTACAAAATTTCAAAAAGACCTAAAGAAAGCCCAAAAAAGAGGCTATGATATTTCACTTTTAACGATTGTGCTTAATATTTTGGCAAATGGAGAGACTCTTCCTGCAAAATATAAGGACCACTATTTGAGTGGAAATTATAAAGGATGTAGGGAATGTCATATAACTCCCGATTGGCTTTTGATTTATGAAATATTAGATGATGAGCTAATTTTATATCTGACACGAACAGGAACTCATAGTGATTTGTTTTAA
- a CDS encoding MucBP domain-containing protein has translation MSVRKSKKASVFLCTLFMLLFMLSAFSPFKAWATGGGTSATTNISYVEGTQTTSLPGKPESYYLNVTVSSDTYTEPYSIITLKRSEFNQPRVTDVSGSPTIKNVSVTWDATYWKIKVTYNVLAPGPMVSNPFRATMINGKFANGETATIETRLFTKDDVELANNTKQITAETYVMGINSQDNGTINGWTRGGSDTSVAVSDDETDASHTHIKNGFTDTWYSYAQNGTKHVHDTEINGNNYGVDRRKKRTVLTLPSSIVWDPSLPDNANWTYDPVAHTITQDVIMNPGALSYLLKFTAKHNGTQSVNGTNNTTVYIPQTNYLINDDGTVDMSTERKSKVYKYYRYVPKLYMYKRNILPEVTENGQTNAVVLGDRYFHLGANGGKDKWIINVAQYWGATPVTGSTTKFKSIKDIPSVNIDFTGYGIRVWEDRFDAANLAKLNHNKLIGINDDDSEEVIAANINYTPVTNTNEFFAWNTEHSMTAKHYKAIRLDFDDEITISGYAENALGLFVESKLTAPVITAIENRLAMGQSYIVYNRAQALSNTGSFIRDALIRRHYKNDIAQLRLDKHSQNINGNPSVTNAQLGDTIRYHVVPTYYSYLGTERTVQNGKLIFLVDPELEFESALHHPYQASYRFTLNTTPQRVDNYKGTGKTAYVFSLDNFTLPQTDSDFWGLDRLYIDFKPTTSLEEGEHTVEAFLSWDNNSADATGRDPNTVYSSATVDFLDKYDANNNGSTTDRLSYQSFKFNFIPPRAVILTKRQKLTTETNYSAAINAESGDIVEYKLSAWNNSIDNARQLNVMDIFPYENDKEIVKDEHGNYIARGSKMYPILQGPVTAPAGYTVYYSTDAPSGTIEANVAANWVQAGAITDWSSVTMFKAVMNNSYQLIPGSTDVFTYRVKIPETKELEAGSSANNSVASWYGNNLNGASESLISKVTINKYIIAGKAYYDVDENGSFNTGDIVAANRPVRLVKVDGGIETVIDTILTDNDGNYTFKDKISTEGDYKIYIETLPGDIIRPLNASTATLIGNDFTNTVSLPSKMKENQVPVPNVNWVELDVPLTRTNTSKIKNLGLKSVYTDLIVKHIKREDNTELSPTTTVRQPNGTPYTTAPVTDNFYEAETPLPTNANGEYGLTDTTVTYYYVRKTAGDVTVHHYEENSTTELSTTVVQSGTNKLGLAYTTTEETIANYDLVAQPANKNGTFTVAAQTVDYYYRRKNAGNITVRYLETGTNTQLHADKVLDGTKKLGLPYSESAETITNYDLDTTNLPTNDNGVYTTAPITITYYYKRKDAGNVVAKYLEQGTNIALTTDETQNGAGKLGLAYTTVAKNITNYELTANPANATGTFTTTEQTVNYIYRRKNAANVVVKHLEQGSNAVLHPDEVLDGTGKLGLPYTTAARTAAQLPNYDLVSGASTVNGNFIEQATPVEIVYVYRRQDAGNVTATYVDDITGDVLHAPVVQSGTSKLGLPYDTDQKTFVNYDLIAVPSNKSGTFVTGNVLVEYKYKRQDAGDVRVKHLNAITGASLAPDEVLSGAGKLGLPYTTAAKTAADLPNYELFGGIPANANGVYQTGGEIVVTYRYQRENAGNVIATYKDEADGRELHPAVGQSGDGMLGLPYDTEAKSFADYDLIAMPANKSGTFSNTNVLVEYVYRRKDAGDVTVNHIEVGTGDTLHPSTILAGSRKLGLPYITNSEMINFYDLINVPANANGIFSVTAQTVNYEYARKNAGNVIVHHISKYDGSNLVSDEILDGSRKLGLAYATAEADIENFEIDTLPSNATGVYTTSTQDVTYTYKRKNGGEVKALYVDEAGVELASRENFSGIENAGLPYSTVAKNITHYELISMPTNASGVFSDTPQTVTYVYRRKNGGNIKVYYIDEDTREELVTSKVIDGSGKLGLNYTTDVEAIENLELISMPANASGVFTEDEQTVIYVYRRKNAGNVIVHHVDPAGVSLKVDDILDGSRKLGLPYSTEEAEIQGYHFIRLEGRADGVFTENEQEVTYVYLRNPGVVIIPNPLIPATPSNIVMPGDRNTDITIRPNNATPSIATRSNGSRSGGGSGNSSNTSIKSDKLVLIDPGVKNDSKNNKTENVNPQPISIDSNPVAKGNLASRDKLPVPKTEDRDETYMYLLILTLSLMAVLRLKNKEE, from the coding sequence ATGAGTGTAAGAAAAAGTAAAAAAGCAAGTGTATTTCTATGTACTTTATTTATGCTGCTTTTTATGTTGTCTGCCTTTAGCCCTTTTAAGGCTTGGGCAACCGGTGGAGGAACTTCCGCTACTACGAATATATCGTATGTGGAGGGAACTCAGACTACTTCTCTTCCAGGAAAGCCGGAATCGTATTATTTGAATGTAACCGTGTCAAGTGATACTTATACGGAACCTTATTCAATAATAACTTTAAAAAGAAGTGAGTTCAATCAGCCAAGAGTAACTGATGTCTCAGGCTCTCCTACTATAAAGAATGTGTCCGTGACATGGGATGCTACATATTGGAAGATAAAAGTAACATATAATGTACTTGCACCTGGACCGATGGTATCTAACCCTTTCAGAGCAACTATGATAAACGGTAAGTTTGCAAATGGTGAAACAGCTACTATAGAGACAAGACTTTTTACAAAGGATGATGTAGAGCTTGCAAATAACACAAAGCAAATTACTGCGGAAACCTACGTTATGGGTATAAACAGTCAGGACAATGGTACTATCAATGGATGGACTAGGGGTGGTTCAGACACAAGTGTGGCAGTATCAGATGATGAGACGGATGCAAGCCATACTCATATAAAGAACGGATTTACAGATACCTGGTATTCATATGCACAAAATGGTACAAAGCATGTACATGATACAGAGATAAATGGTAATAACTATGGTGTGGACAGAAGAAAGAAAAGAACTGTTTTGACCTTACCGTCAAGCATAGTATGGGATCCAAGTCTGCCTGATAATGCAAACTGGACCTATGACCCTGTGGCTCACACAATTACACAGGATGTAATTATGAATCCGGGTGCATTAAGCTATTTATTAAAGTTTACAGCAAAGCATAACGGTACACAGAGTGTAAATGGAACAAATAATACTACGGTTTATATACCACAGACCAACTATCTTATAAATGATGACGGTACTGTGGATATGAGTACAGAAAGAAAGTCAAAAGTTTATAAATATTACCGGTATGTACCTAAGCTTTATATGTATAAGAGAAATATATTACCTGAGGTAACAGAGAACGGTCAGACAAATGCAGTTGTTTTAGGTGACAGATATTTTCATTTAGGTGCTAACGGCGGTAAGGATAAATGGATAATCAATGTAGCACAGTATTGGGGTGCTACGCCTGTAACAGGTTCTACAACAAAGTTTAAGTCTATAAAAGATATACCAAGTGTAAATATAGACTTTACAGGTTATGGCATCAGAGTCTGGGAAGACAGATTTGATGCAGCAAATTTGGCAAAGTTAAATCACAATAAGCTTATAGGAATAAATGATGATGACAGCGAAGAGGTAATTGCTGCAAATATAAATTATACTCCTGTAACAAATACCAATGAATTTTTTGCCTGGAATACAGAGCATAGTATGACGGCTAAGCATTATAAAGCTATCAGACTTGACTTTGATGATGAGATAACCATATCAGGCTATGCTGAAAATGCTCTGGGACTCTTTGTGGAGTCTAAGCTTACAGCACCTGTTATTACAGCTATAGAAAATAGGTTGGCCATGGGTCAGTCTTACATTGTGTATAACAGAGCACAAGCTTTATCAAATACAGGATCTTTTATAAGAGACGCACTCATTAGAAGACATTATAAGAATGATATAGCACAGTTGAGATTAGACAAACATTCTCAAAACATTAATGGAAATCCGTCAGTTACAAATGCACAACTGGGAGATACCATACGTTATCATGTAGTACCTACATATTATTCATATCTTGGTACAGAGAGAACTGTACAAAACGGTAAACTTATATTCCTGGTAGATCCTGAGTTGGAGTTTGAAAGTGCATTGCACCATCCATATCAGGCTTCATATAGATTTACCCTAAATACCACACCACAGAGAGTGGATAATTATAAGGGTACAGGTAAGACTGCTTATGTATTTAGCCTTGATAACTTCACATTACCACAAACGGATAGTGATTTTTGGGGATTGGACAGATTGTATATAGACTTCAAACCGACCACCAGCCTTGAAGAAGGTGAGCATACTGTTGAGGCATTCCTTAGCTGGGATAACAACTCAGCAGATGCAACCGGGCGTGATCCTAACACAGTATATTCAAGTGCAACTGTGGATTTCCTTGATAAGTATGATGCTAATAATAACGGAAGTACCACAGATAGACTTTCATACCAGAGTTTTAAGTTTAACTTTATACCACCAAGGGCAGTTATCTTAACAAAGAGGCAAAAGCTTACTACAGAAACAAACTATAGTGCAGCTATCAATGCAGAGAGCGGAGATATAGTAGAGTACAAATTATCAGCTTGGAATAACTCCATAGATAATGCGAGACAGCTCAATGTAATGGATATATTCCCATATGAAAATGATAAGGAAATAGTAAAGGATGAGCATGGAAACTATATAGCCAGAGGCTCAAAGATGTATCCTATATTGCAAGGGCCTGTGACTGCTCCTGCCGGATATACAGTTTACTATTCTACTGATGCTCCGTCAGGTACAATAGAGGCAAATGTTGCAGCTAACTGGGTGCAGGCAGGAGCTATCACAGACTGGTCAAGTGTTACTATGTTTAAGGCTGTGATGAATAATTCTTATCAGTTGATTCCGGGAAGTACAGATGTATTCACTTATAGAGTGAAGATACCTGAGACCAAGGAGCTGGAAGCAGGTTCAAGTGCAAACAACTCAGTAGCATCATGGTATGGAAACAATCTAAACGGTGCTTCAGAGTCACTTATCTCAAAGGTTACTATAAATAAATACATCATAGCCGGTAAGGCATACTATGATGTAGATGAAAACGGTAGCTTCAATACAGGAGATATTGTAGCAGCAAACAGACCTGTAAGACTTGTAAAGGTAGATGGCGGTATTGAGACTGTTATAGATACAATACTTACAGACAATGACGGAAACTATACATTTAAAGATAAGATAAGTACAGAGGGTGATTATAAGATATATATCGAGACCCTGCCCGGTGATATTATCAGACCTTTAAATGCAAGTACAGCCACACTTATAGGAAATGACTTTACAAATACAGTAAGTCTTCCATCAAAGATGAAGGAAAATCAGGTACCTGTACCAAATGTAAACTGGGTAGAACTTGATGTTCCTCTAACAAGAACAAATACAAGTAAAATAAAGAATCTGGGACTTAAGTCAGTATATACAGACCTTATAGTAAAGCATATAAAGAGAGAGGATAATACTGAACTTTCACCTACTACTACAGTAAGACAGCCAAACGGCACACCATATACAACAGCCCCAGTAACAGATAACTTCTATGAGGCAGAGACTCCACTTCCTACAAATGCAAATGGAGAGTATGGACTTACAGATACTACAGTAACTTACTACTATGTAAGAAAAACTGCAGGAGATGTGACAGTACATCACTATGAGGAGAACTCTACCACAGAGCTTTCTACCACAGTGGTACAGTCAGGAACTAATAAACTGGGACTTGCCTATACCACAACAGAAGAGACCATAGCTAATTATGACCTGGTAGCCCAACCGGCAAATAAGAATGGAACCTTCACAGTAGCTGCTCAGACAGTGGACTACTACTATAGAAGAAAGAATGCAGGAAATATAACAGTTAGGTACTTGGAAACAGGTACAAATACTCAGTTACATGCAGACAAAGTACTTGACGGAACAAAGAAGCTTGGTCTTCCATACTCAGAGAGTGCCGAGACTATAACAAACTATGATCTAGATACAACAAATCTTCCGACAAATGATAACGGAGTATATACTACAGCACCAATAACCATCACTTATTACTATAAGAGAAAGGATGCAGGAAATGTAGTAGCAAAGTATCTGGAGCAGGGAACAAATATAGCCCTTACAACAGATGAGACTCAAAACGGAGCAGGAAAGCTTGGACTTGCATATACAACAGTAGCAAAGAATATAACAAACTACGAGTTAACGGCGAATCCGGCAAATGCAACCGGAACATTTACTACAACAGAGCAAACAGTAAACTATATATATAGAAGAAAGAATGCAGCCAATGTAGTAGTAAAGCACTTAGAGCAGGGAAGCAATGCAGTGCTTCATCCGGATGAGGTACTAGATGGAACAGGAAAGCTAGGGCTTCCATATACAACAGCGGCAAGAACAGCAGCTCAGTTACCAAACTATGATCTGGTATCAGGAGCAAGCACAGTAAATGGAAACTTTATAGAGCAGGCGACCCCTGTAGAGATAGTATATGTATACAGAAGACAGGATGCCGGAAATGTAACAGCTACCTATGTAGATGATATAACAGGAGATGTGCTACATGCCCCTGTAGTACAGTCAGGAACAAGCAAACTGGGATTACCATATGATACAGATCAAAAAACATTTGTAAACTATGATTTAATAGCAGTACCTTCAAATAAATCAGGCACATTTGTAACCGGAAATGTACTTGTAGAGTATAAGTACAAGAGACAGGATGCCGGAGATGTAAGAGTAAAGCATCTAAATGCAATCACAGGAGCAAGCCTTGCACCTGATGAAGTACTTAGCGGAGCAGGAAAGCTTGGACTGCCATATACAACAGCGGCAAAGACAGCGGCAGACTTGCCAAACTATGAACTGTTTGGAGGAATCCCTGCCAATGCAAATGGAGTATATCAGACAGGAGGAGAAATCGTAGTAACCTATCGCTATCAAAGAGAGAATGCAGGAAATGTAATAGCAACCTATAAAGATGAGGCGGATGGAAGAGAGCTTCATCCGGCTGTAGGACAAAGTGGAGATGGAATGCTAGGCCTCCCATATGATACAGAGGCAAAGAGCTTTGCAGACTATGACCTGATAGCAATGCCGGCAAATAAGTCGGGAACATTCTCAAATACAAATGTCTTAGTAGAGTATGTATATAGAAGAAAAGATGCAGGAGATGTAACAGTAAATCATATAGAAGTAGGAACAGGAGATACACTGCATCCATCAACAATCTTGGCTGGAAGTAGAAAACTAGGCCTGCCATATATCACAAATAGTGAGATGATAAACTTCTACGACCTAATAAATGTACCGGCTAATGCAAATGGAATATTTAGTGTCACAGCCCAGACAGTAAACTATGAGTATGCAAGAAAGAATGCCGGAAATGTAATAGTACATCATATATCAAAGTATGATGGAAGTAATCTGGTATCAGATGAGATACTTGATGGAAGTAGAAAGCTGGGACTAGCCTATGCCACAGCTGAGGCAGATATTGAAAACTTTGAGATAGATACACTGCCAAGCAATGCAACAGGAGTATATACTACCTCAACCCAGGATGTAACGTATACATATAAGAGAAAGAATGGAGGAGAGGTAAAGGCATTATATGTAGATGAAGCCGGAGTAGAGCTTGCAAGTAGAGAGAACTTCTCAGGAATAGAAAATGCAGGACTACCATACAGCACTGTAGCAAAGAATATAACTCATTATGAGTTAATCAGTATGCCGACAAATGCAAGTGGAGTATTTAGTGATACACCACAAACAGTGACTTATGTATATAGAAGGAAGAATGGTGGAAACATCAAAGTATACTATATAGATGAGGACACAAGGGAAGAGCTGGTAACATCAAAGGTAATAGATGGCTCAGGAAAACTTGGCCTTAACTATACAACAGATGTAGAAGCAATAGAAAACCTGGAGTTAATTAGTATGCCGGCAAATGCAAGTGGAGTATTCACAGAAGATGAGCAGACAGTAATCTATGTATACAGAAGAAAGAATGCCGGAAATGTGATAGTACACCATGTAGATCCTGCAGGAGTAAGCCTAAAGGTGGATGATATACTGGATGGAAGCAGAAAACTGGGACTGCCATATAGTACAGAAGAGGCAGAGATACAGGGATATCACTTCATAAGATTAGAAGGAAGAGCAGATGGAGTATTTACTGAGAATGAACAGGAAGTAACCTATGTATACTTAAGAAATCCGGGAGTAGTGATAATACCAAATCCATTGATACCTGCAACTCCAAGCAATATAGTAATGCCGGGAGATAGAAATACAGATATAACGATAAGGCCAAACAACGCAACCCCATCAATAGCAACCAGATCAAATGGAAGCAGAAGTGGAGGAGGAAGTGGAAACTCCTCAAATACAAGTATAAAATCGGATAAGTTAGTACTTATAGATCCGGGAGTAAAGAATGATAGTAAAAATAATAAAACAGAAAATGTAAATCCGCAGCCTATAAGTATAGACAGCAATCCTGTAGCTAAGGGAAACTTGGCAAGCAGAGATAAACTACCTGTACCAAAGACAGAGGATAGAGATGAAACATATATGTATTTATTGATTTTGACATTATCTCTAATGGCAGTACTAAGATTAAAAAATAAAGAAGAATAA
- the rpsL gene encoding 30S ribosomal protein S12: MPTFNQLVRKGRQTSVKKSTAPALQKGFNSLHKKSTDISSPQKRGVCTAVKTATPKKPNSALRKIARVRLSNGIEVTSYIPGEGHNLQEHSVVLIRGGRVKDLPGTRYHIIRGTLDTAGVANRKQARSKYGAKRPKDKK, from the coding sequence ATGCCAACATTTAACCAGTTAGTTAGAAAAGGCAGACAGACTTCAGTTAAAAAGTCTACAGCTCCTGCTCTTCAGAAGGGATTCAACTCACTTCACAAGAAGTCAACAGATATCTCTTCACCACAGAAAAGAGGAGTTTGTACAGCTGTTAAGACTGCAACGCCTAAGAAGCCTAACTCAGCGCTTCGTAAGATTGCCAGAGTTCGTCTTTCTAACGGAATCGAAGTAACAAGCTATATCCCGGGAGAGGGACATAACCTTCAGGAGCATAGCGTTGTGCTTATCCGTGGAGGTAGAGTAAAGGACTTGCCTGGTACAAGATACCATATTATTCGTGGTACTTTAGATACTGCAGGTGTCGCTAACAGAAAACAGGCCCGTTCAAAGTACGGTGCTAAGAGACCAAAAGATAAGAAATAA
- the rpsG gene encoding 30S ribosomal protein S7 — MPRKGHTLKRDVLADPLYNNKVVTKLVNTIMLDGKKGVAQKIVYGAFDKVSDKTGKDPVEVFEEAMNNIMPVLEVKARRIGGATYQVPIEVRPERRQALALRWLTFFSRKRGEKTQIDRLANEIMDAANNTGAAVKRKEDMHKMAEANKAFAHYRF, encoded by the coding sequence GTGCCACGTAAAGGACATACACTAAAAAGAGATGTATTAGCAGATCCTTTATACAATAACAAGGTAGTTACAAAGCTTGTAAATACTATCATGTTAGACGGTAAAAAGGGTGTTGCACAGAAGATTGTGTACGGAGCATTTGATAAGGTTTCCGATAAGACAGGAAAGGATCCTGTAGAGGTTTTCGAGGAAGCTATGAACAACATCATGCCTGTACTTGAGGTAAAAGCGAGAAGAATCGGTGGAGCTACATATCAGGTTCCTATCGAGGTAAGACCTGAGAGAAGACAAGCTCTTGCTCTTAGATGGCTTACATTCTTTTCAAGAAAAAGAGGCGAGAAGACACAGATCGATCGTCTTGCAAATGAGATAATGGATGCAGCAAACAACACAGGTGCTGCAGTGAAGAGAAAAGAAGATATGCATAAGATGGCAGAGGCTAATAAGGCATTTGCTCATTATAGATTCTAA
- the fusA gene encoding elongation factor G yields MAGREYPLERTRNIGIMAHIDAGKTTLTERILYYTGVNYKIGDTHEGTATMDWMEQEAERGITITSAATTCHWTLQEFNKVKPGEKENRINIIDTPGHVDFTVEVERSLRVLDGAVGVFSAKEGVEPQSENVWRQADTYNVPRMAFINKMDVMGADFFGAVEQIHTRLGKNTIMLQIPIGKEDGFKGIVDLFEMKAYIYNDDKGDDISIIDVPEEVKDEAELYRGELVEKICELDDELTMMYLEGEEPSVEQLKAALRKGTCENKAIPVCCGTAYRNKGIQKLIDAIVEFMPAPTDIPAIKGVDLDGNEIERHSSDDEPFSALAFKIMTDPFVGKLAYFRVYSGTLNGGSYVLNATKGKKERVGRILQMHANKRTEIDKVYSGDIAAAVGFKLTTTGDTICDEQHPVILESMEFPEPVIDIAIEPKTKAGQAKMIDALAKLAEEDPTFRVKTDTETGQTIISGMGELHLEIIVDRLLREFNVEANVGAPQVAYKETFTKSVDVDSKYARQSGGRGQYGHCKVKFEPMDPNGEETFKFESTVVGGAIPKEYIPAVGEGIEEATKSGILGGFPVLGVHANVYDGSYHEVDSSEMAFHIAGSMAFKDAMSKAGAVLLEPIMKVEVTMPEEYMGDVIGDINSRRGRIEGMEDIPSGKQVNAYVPLSEMFGYSTDLRSRTQGRGNYSMFFDKYEQVPKSVQEKVLNDKK; encoded by the coding sequence TTGGCTGGAAGAGAATATCCTTTAGAGAGAACCAGAAATATTGGTATCATGGCTCATATAGATGCCGGTAAAACCACACTTACTGAGCGTATCCTATATTATACTGGTGTAAATTATAAGATTGGTGATACCCATGAGGGTACTGCTACAATGGACTGGATGGAGCAGGAAGCAGAGAGAGGTATTACAATTACTTCAGCTGCTACAACTTGCCACTGGACATTACAGGAATTTAACAAAGTAAAGCCGGGTGAGAAGGAGAATCGTATTAACATTATCGATACTCCGGGACACGTTGACTTTACAGTAGAGGTAGAGAGATCACTTCGTGTACTTGACGGTGCTGTAGGTGTATTCTCTGCAAAAGAAGGTGTAGAGCCTCAGTCTGAAAATGTTTGGAGACAGGCAGATACATACAATGTACCAAGAATGGCATTCATAAATAAGATGGATGTTATGGGAGCTGATTTCTTTGGAGCAGTAGAGCAGATCCACACAAGACTTGGTAAGAACACAATCATGCTTCAGATTCCTATCGGAAAAGAAGATGGTTTCAAGGGAATCGTAGACCTTTTCGAAATGAAGGCTTACATTTACAATGACGACAAGGGTGATGACATATCTATCATCGATGTACCTGAAGAGGTAAAAGATGAAGCTGAGTTATACCGTGGGGAACTTGTTGAAAAGATTTGTGAGCTTGATGACGAACTTACTATGATGTACCTTGAGGGTGAAGAGCCTTCAGTAGAACAGCTTAAGGCGGCACTCAGAAAGGGAACTTGTGAGAACAAGGCAATCCCTGTATGTTGCGGTACAGCTTATCGTAACAAAGGTATTCAGAAGCTTATTGATGCTATAGTTGAATTCATGCCTGCACCGACAGACATCCCTGCAATTAAGGGTGTTGACCTTGACGGCAATGAAATTGAGAGACATTCATCAGATGATGAGCCTTTCTCAGCTTTGGCATTTAAGATTATGACAGATCCTTTCGTAGGAAAGTTGGCATATTTCAGAGTTTACTCAGGAACACTTAACGGTGGTTCATATGTACTCAATGCTACAAAGGGTAAGAAGGAGAGAGTCGGTCGTATCCTTCAGATGCATGCAAACAAGAGAACGGAAATTGACAAGGTTTATTCAGGAGATATCGCAGCTGCTGTAGGATTTAAGCTTACAACAACAGGTGATACAATCTGTGACGAACAGCATCCTGTAATACTCGAGTCAATGGAATTCCCTGAGCCGGTTATCGATATCGCTATCGAGCCTAAGACAAAGGCAGGTCAGGCAAAGATGATTGATGCACTTGCTAAGCTGGCTGAGGAAGATCCTACATTCAGAGTTAAGACAGATACTGAAACAGGACAGACCATTATATCAGGTATGGGTGAGCTTCACCTTGAAATTATCGTAGACAGACTTCTTAGAGAGTTTAATGTAGAAGCAAATGTAGGTGCACCACAGGTTGCTTATAAGGAAACATTTACTAAGTCAGTTGACGTTGATTCCAAGTATGCAAGACAGTCAGGTGGACGTGGTCAGTACGGTCACTGTAAAGTTAAGTTTGAACCGATGGATCCAAATGGAGAAGAGACATTCAAGTTCGAATCAACTGTTGTCGGTGGTGCTATTCCTAAGGAATATATACCTGCAGTCGGCGAAGGTATCGAGGAGGCTACAAAGTCAGGTATCCTTGGAGGATTCCCTGTGCTCGGTGTACATGCAAATGTATATGATGGTTCATACCATGAAGTCGATTCATCAGAAATGGCATTCCATATAGCAGGTTCTATGGCATTCAAGGATGCTATGAGTAAGGCAGGTGCTGTACTTCTTGAGCCTATCATGAAGGTAGAAGTAACAATGCCTGAGGAGTATATGGGTGATGTTATCGGTGATATTAACTCAAGAAGAGGTCGTATAGAGGGTATGGAGGATATCCCAAGTGGTAAGCAGGTAAATGCATATGTTCCACTTTCAGAGATGTTCGGTTACTCAACAGACCTTCGTTCAAGAACTCAGGGTCGTGGAAACTACTCTATGTTCTTTGATAAATATGAGCAGGTTCCAAAGTCTGTTCAAGAAAAAGTTCTTAATGATAAGAAATAA
- the tuf gene encoding elongation factor Tu codes for MAKSKFDRTKPHANIGTIGHVDHGKTTLTAAISKVLATRFPSETNKIVDFDKIDKAPEEKERGITISTSHIEYETEKRHYAHVDCPGHADYVKNMITGAAQMDGAILVVAATDGVMAQTREHILLSRQVGVPYIVVFMNKCDMVDDEELLELVEMEIRDLLNEYEFPGDDIPVVQGSALKALEDPNGEWGDKVMTLMDAVDSYIPDPERETDKPFLMPVEDVFTITGRGTVATGRVERGTLNLNDTVEILGIHEDKKSTVVTGIEMFRKLLDQAQAGDNIGALLRGVQRTEIERGQVLAKPGSVTCHKKFTAQVYVLTKDEGGRHTPFFNNYRPQFYFRTTDITGVCNLPAGTEMCMPGDNVEMTIELIHPVACEQGLRFAIREGGRTVGSGRVASIIE; via the coding sequence ATGGCAAAGTCAAAATTTGATAGAACAAAGCCTCATGCTAACATTGGTACAATTGGACACGTAGATCATGGTAAAACAACTCTTACAGCAGCTATCTCAAAGGTTCTTGCTACAAGATTCCCTTCAGAGACAAACAAGATTGTTGATTTTGATAAGATTGATAAGGCTCCAGAGGAGAAAGAGAGAGGTATCACAATCTCAACATCTCATATCGAGTATGAAACAGAGAAGAGACATTATGCACACGTTGACTGTCCAGGACACGCTGACTATGTAAAGAACATGATCACAGGTGCTGCACAGATGGACGGAGCTATCCTTGTAGTTGCTGCTACAGACGGTGTTATGGCTCAGACAAGAGAGCATATCCTTCTTTCAAGACAGGTAGGTGTTCCATATATCGTTGTATTCATGAACAAGTGTGATATGGTTGACGATGAGGAGCTTCTTGAACTCGTAGAGATGGAGATCAGAGATCTTCTTAACGAGTATGAGTTCCCGGGTGATGACATTCCTGTTGTTCAGGGTTCAGCTCTTAAGGCTCTTGAGGATCCAAACGGTGAGTGGGGTGACAAGGTTATGACACTTATGGATGCTGTTGATAGCTATATCCCAGATCCTGAGAGAGAGACAGATAAGCCATTCCTTATGCCGGTTGAGGACGTATTTACAATTACAGGTCGTGGTACAGTTGCTACAGGTAGAGTAGAGAGAGGTACACTTAACCTTAACGATACAGTAGAGATTCTTGGTATCCATGAGGATAAGAAGTCAACTGTTGTTACAGGTATCGAGATGTTCAGAAAGCTTCTTGATCAGGCTCAGGCCGGTGATAACATCGGTGCTCTTCTTAGAGGTGTTCAGAGAACAGAGATCGAGAGAGGTCAGGTTCTTGCTAAGCCGGGTTCAGTAACATGCCATAAGAAGTTTACAGCTCAGGTTTACGTTCTTACAAAGGACGAGGGTGGACGTCATACACCTTTCTTCAATAACTATCGTCCACAGTTCTACTTCAGAACAACAGATATTACAGGTGTTTGCAACCTTCCAGCAGGTACAGAAATGTGCATGCCTGGTGATAACGTAGAGATGACTATTGAGCTTATTCACCCGGTTGCTTGTGAGCAGGGTCTTAGATTCGCTATCCGTGAGGGTGGTAGAACAGTAGGTTCAGGTAGAGTTGCATCTATTATCGAGTAA